From Thalassotalea euphylliae, the proteins below share one genomic window:
- a CDS encoding sensor histidine kinase: MNDMFYYDNRLSRRVLGYILLCSVLLSLVSTGIQLYSDYKDSLLRLEQRFNNIETSYIPSMATSLWDFNKSLMEQQIKGIADLPDIVYVKVITDLGSTYDVGDESNTVQQLFRQYQINYGDNEIGVLEVYANYADIYQRLWQKAGVIIATETMKIFVVIFVIMLVGHLLVARHIYRITDYAQQLATDNLDVSLHLDGRRKNKDELDILVDAINKMRIRIKDDIVKLEEAENALLSLNGELEVKVFDRTAKLQESNAQLQQSLDDLTLAKDQLVQSEKMASLGQLVAGVAHEVNTPLGICVTSITALKEKVDALKKAVEDQELTKSQLSDTLDLLCEYQQIIERSLDKSVELIRGFKSVAVEQHTDPELRINLAQHVNDVVNTVKTMFKRKKYNINIELDEQFEFVTFPSAWNQILTNFLMNSHIHGFEGRDDGNISIKFTENNGYLTLLYQDNGHGISAEVKKTIFDPFVTTKRGQGGSGLGLNIVFNLVHSKLGGTITCPDVETGCCFKVKVPVEYVESAVIRESIA, from the coding sequence ATGAATGACATGTTTTACTATGACAATAGACTAAGCCGACGCGTACTTGGCTACATTCTACTGTGCAGTGTGCTTTTGTCGCTGGTCTCTACAGGCATTCAGCTCTATTCAGATTACAAAGACTCCCTTTTGCGCCTAGAGCAGCGCTTCAACAATATTGAAACCAGTTATATCCCTTCAATGGCAACCAGTTTATGGGACTTTAATAAGTCATTGATGGAGCAGCAAATCAAAGGTATCGCCGATCTGCCTGACATAGTGTATGTCAAGGTAATAACAGATTTAGGTAGCACTTACGATGTTGGTGACGAGAGCAACACGGTACAGCAACTATTTCGCCAGTATCAAATCAACTACGGCGACAATGAAATAGGTGTGCTGGAAGTTTATGCCAACTACGCTGACATCTATCAACGCTTATGGCAAAAAGCGGGCGTTATTATCGCCACAGAAACAATGAAAATATTTGTTGTCATCTTTGTCATCATGCTTGTTGGCCATTTGCTTGTTGCTCGCCACATCTACCGCATTACCGATTATGCTCAACAACTTGCCACGGATAACTTAGACGTTAGTCTGCACTTAGACGGTCGTCGTAAAAACAAAGATGAGTTAGATATCTTAGTTGATGCGATAAATAAGATGCGAATTCGTATCAAGGATGACATTGTTAAATTGGAAGAAGCCGAAAATGCACTGCTCAGCCTTAACGGTGAACTGGAAGTAAAAGTATTTGACCGCACTGCCAAGTTGCAGGAAAGCAATGCGCAATTACAGCAGTCGCTTGACGATCTAACACTGGCGAAAGATCAGCTGGTTCAATCGGAAAAAATGGCGTCACTGGGGCAGTTAGTTGCGGGTGTTGCTCACGAAGTAAATACGCCACTTGGTATTTGTGTAACGTCAATTACGGCGCTTAAAGAGAAAGTAGATGCGCTGAAAAAAGCGGTAGAAGACCAAGAGCTTACCAAGTCGCAATTGTCTGACACATTGGATTTGCTCTGTGAGTATCAGCAAATAATTGAACGCAGTTTAGACAAGTCTGTAGAGCTAATCCGCGGCTTTAAGTCGGTGGCGGTTGAGCAGCATACCGATCCCGAGCTGAGAATTAACCTAGCTCAGCATGTTAATGATGTGGTGAACACAGTAAAAACTATGTTCAAACGCAAGAAGTACAACATTAATATCGAGCTAGACGAGCAGTTTGAGTTTGTTACTTTCCCAAGTGCTTGGAACCAAATTCTGACCAACTTTTTAATGAACTCTCATATTCATGGCTTTGAAGGGCGTGATGATGGCAACATCTCAATTAAGTTCACTGAAAATAACGGTTACCTTACGCTGCTTTATCAAGATAACGGCCACGGTATTAGTGCCGAGGTGAAAAAAACTATTTTTGACCCCTTTGTTACCACCAAACGTGGACAAGGTGGCTCTGGACTAGGGTTGAATATTGTATTTAATTTAGTGCACTCAAAACTGGGGGGAACGATTACCTGCCCTGACGTTGAGACTGGTTGTTGCTTTAAAGTGAAAGTACCGGTTGAGTACGTTGAAAGCGCTGTTATTCGGGAGTCAATTGCGTAG
- a CDS encoding GntR family transcriptional regulator — translation MAIVYKTRTQLVVETIREKILSGEITAGQPLRQAALAEELNVSRIPVREALLQLEAEGLTSFEPHKGATATELNVDQVDELFELRAMLEADLLAASIPNLTDEDLEQAQLLLAKLDNALGKENAANTWSQLNSDYHNCLYSAAQRPQTQDLVDTLNKNADRYIRMHLLWAGGISKAESEHNDLLRLCQLRKVDEAVDLLKQHILGSRDEIKAFLIAREKGNK, via the coding sequence ATGGCTATCGTATACAAAACTCGAACACAACTGGTCGTTGAAACCATTCGAGAGAAAATCCTCAGTGGTGAAATTACTGCCGGACAGCCGCTTCGACAAGCCGCTTTGGCGGAAGAGTTAAATGTTAGCCGCATTCCTGTGCGGGAAGCACTACTGCAGTTAGAAGCTGAGGGGTTAACCTCATTTGAACCACACAAAGGCGCTACGGCAACTGAGCTAAATGTTGATCAAGTCGACGAATTATTTGAGTTAAGGGCAATGCTAGAAGCTGATTTACTCGCTGCATCAATACCTAACTTAACTGACGAAGACCTAGAGCAAGCACAGCTGCTACTGGCGAAATTAGATAATGCCCTTGGTAAAGAAAACGCTGCCAATACCTGGAGCCAGCTCAATTCTGATTATCACAACTGCTTGTATTCAGCAGCCCAGCGCCCGCAAACTCAAGACTTAGTTGATACGCTAAACAAGAATGCCGATCGCTATATTCGCATGCACCTGTTGTGGGCTGGCGGTATTTCTAAGGCGGAATCTGAGCACAATGATTTACTGCGTTTGTGTCAATTGCGTAAGGTTGACGAGGCTGTTGATTTATTGAAACAGCACATTTTAGGATCGCGCGATGAAATTAAAGCGTTTTTAATCGCTCGGGAAAAAGGAAATAAATAA
- a CDS encoding SulP family inorganic anion transporter — protein sequence MFEIHASKVSSLKNDVLSGLTVALALVPEAVAFAFVAGVEPLVGLYAAFMVGLITSVFGGRPGMISGATGAMAVVMVSLVALHGVQYLFATVVLTGILQILAGIFKLGKFIRLVPHPVMLGFVNGLAIVIFLAQLGQFKVANEEGIFVWMQGNQLATMAGLIVLTMAIIHFLPKLTKAVPSSLVAIIVVTLLAQSLDLDARTVVDYVRDMTNDPAATIAGGLPQFAIPEVPFTFETLRIIFPFALVLAAIGLIESLLTLTLIDELTGTRGRGNKECIAQGASNTVNGFFGAMGGCAMIGQSMINVNSGGRGRASGITAALGLLGIILFASSLIEQIPLAALVGVMFIVVIGTFEWSSFRIMRKVPKADAFVIVLVSGVTVATDLAVAVIVGVIVSALVFAWEHAKHVNVIRSKNNKGSTVYEVNGPLFFGSVSSFLDQFDMENDSDDVIVEFKNSRVADHSAIEAIDTLAERYIARGKTMHLVHLSAECKQLLEKAGDLVEVNVIEDPDYHIASDKLA from the coding sequence ATGTTTGAAATTCATGCGAGTAAGGTTTCAAGCCTGAAAAATGATGTTCTATCAGGTTTGACCGTGGCATTGGCATTGGTACCTGAGGCAGTTGCATTTGCCTTTGTTGCTGGTGTGGAGCCACTTGTCGGCCTTTATGCCGCCTTTATGGTGGGACTTATCACTTCAGTTTTTGGTGGTCGTCCAGGTATGATTTCTGGTGCTACTGGCGCGATGGCTGTTGTCATGGTTAGCCTAGTTGCACTGCACGGCGTTCAGTACTTATTTGCCACTGTCGTCTTGACTGGTATTTTACAAATTCTCGCCGGGATATTTAAACTCGGTAAGTTTATTCGCTTAGTGCCTCATCCGGTTATGCTTGGTTTTGTTAACGGCCTTGCGATTGTGATTTTCCTTGCCCAACTTGGCCAGTTCAAAGTCGCAAATGAAGAAGGTATTTTCGTGTGGATGCAGGGGAATCAGCTGGCAACCATGGCCGGTTTGATTGTTTTAACCATGGCAATTATCCACTTCTTACCTAAGCTCACCAAAGCCGTACCATCTTCTTTGGTGGCGATTATCGTGGTGACCTTATTGGCGCAAAGCCTGGATTTAGATGCTCGCACTGTTGTTGATTACGTGCGCGATATGACCAACGACCCAGCAGCAACCATTGCAGGTGGTTTACCGCAATTTGCCATTCCAGAAGTGCCATTCACGTTTGAAACATTGCGCATTATTTTCCCATTTGCATTAGTGCTAGCGGCGATTGGCTTAATTGAATCGCTACTGACATTAACCTTGATTGATGAACTTACTGGTACACGTGGTCGCGGTAACAAAGAGTGTATTGCACAAGGTGCGTCAAACACAGTAAATGGTTTCTTCGGGGCGATGGGCGGCTGTGCCATGATTGGCCAATCAATGATCAACGTAAACTCTGGTGGTCGTGGCCGTGCATCGGGTATCACTGCGGCGCTAGGTTTACTCGGTATCATCTTGTTCGCTTCAAGCTTGATTGAGCAAATTCCACTGGCGGCGCTCGTAGGTGTTATGTTTATCGTTGTCATTGGTACCTTTGAGTGGTCTAGCTTCCGTATTATGCGCAAGGTACCCAAAGCCGATGCCTTTGTTATCGTGCTGGTTTCAGGTGTTACGGTGGCGACTGACTTAGCCGTTGCGGTTATTGTTGGTGTGATTGTTTCGGCGCTTGTATTTGCCTGGGAACACGCGAAACACGTTAACGTGATTCGCTCTAAGAACAATAAAGGTTCAACCGTTTACGAAGTGAATGGCCCATTGTTCTTTGGTTCAGTTTCAAGCTTCCTTGATCAATTCGATATGGAAAATGACTCGGACGATGTCATTGTTGAATTTAAAAACTCTCGTGTTGCCGACCACTCAGCGATTGAAGCTATTGATACGCTGGCCGAGCGTTATATTGCACGCGGCAAAACAATGCACTTGGTTCACTTGAGTGCTGAGTGTAAGCAGCTATTGGAAAAAGCTGGCGATCTGGTTGAAGTCAATGTGATTGAAGACCCTGATTATCACATTGCTAGCGATAAGCTCGCCTAA
- a CDS encoding DUF1289 domain-containing protein, translated as MQLEFFDVPSPCVGVCQSDDKGHCKGCFRTREERQQWISLSSDDKQKVIKRCVQRKKRKDKAKQPIQPSPDTISTEQTETIVQPSLLDPQPKHAAPKQSTSSQALSSNEDMDFGDFEL; from the coding sequence ATGCAATTAGAGTTTTTTGACGTCCCAAGCCCTTGTGTTGGCGTATGCCAGTCAGACGATAAAGGGCACTGCAAAGGTTGTTTTCGCACTCGTGAAGAGCGCCAGCAGTGGATCAGCTTATCCTCTGATGATAAGCAAAAAGTCATCAAACGCTGTGTTCAGCGTAAAAAACGCAAAGACAAAGCTAAACAACCCATCCAGCCTTCACCTGACACCATATCAACAGAGCAAACTGAGACCATTGTTCAACCTTCCTTGTTAGATCCTCAACCAAAACATGCTGCACCTAAGCAATCCACATCAAGCCAAGCCTTATCAAGTAATGAAGATATGGATTTTGGCGACTTTGAGTTATAG
- a CDS encoding YceI family protein: MKKLALAALLSAATTLPAMAADYIVDTQGAHASINFKVSHLGYSYVIGRFNKFSGNFSYDANKVADSKIMINIDTTSVDSNHAERDKHIRNDDFLDVNKFGSAKFVSSKVEDLGNDKLKVTGTLTLQGMDKEIVIDAVKIGEGKDPWGGYRVGFEGSTKIAMKDFGYKMDFGDITFDLHIEGKRQ, encoded by the coding sequence ATGAAAAAACTCGCTCTAGCGGCACTATTAAGTGCTGCAACGACTCTACCAGCAATGGCTGCTGACTACATTGTTGATACCCAAGGCGCACATGCGTCTATTAACTTTAAGGTAAGCCACTTGGGTTACAGTTATGTCATAGGTCGCTTCAACAAGTTCTCTGGCAATTTTAGCTACGACGCAAATAAAGTGGCTGACAGCAAAATTATGATCAACATCGACACAACTAGCGTTGACTCTAACCATGCTGAGCGCGACAAGCATATCCGTAACGATGACTTTCTTGATGTTAACAAATTTGGCAGCGCTAAATTTGTCAGCAGTAAAGTTGAAGATCTGGGCAATGACAAACTCAAAGTTACTGGCACATTAACCTTGCAAGGTATGGACAAAGAAATTGTTATCGACGCAGTAAAAATTGGTGAAGGTAAAGATCCTTGGGGTGGCTATCGCGTTGGCTTTGAAGGCTCGACCAAAATCGCAATGAAAGACTTTGGCTACAAAATGGATTTTGGTGATATCACGTTTGACTTACATATTGAAGGTAAACGCCAATAG
- a CDS encoding cytochrome b — MPQLKNSKAQYGIIAKAFHWLSAIVVIGLFGVGWWMVDLNYYSQWYQTAPHWHKSIGILLLIATLTRLVWKALTPSPSPLATQSPVEQKAAKFAHYLLYALMLVIMLSGYLISTADGRAIAVFNWFEVAALGELFSNQADIAGVVHEYLAYTLILLALLHALAALKHHFVDKDDTLRRML; from the coding sequence ATGCCACAATTAAAAAACAGTAAAGCGCAGTACGGTATTATTGCTAAAGCCTTTCATTGGCTGAGCGCCATTGTCGTTATTGGCTTATTTGGCGTAGGTTGGTGGATGGTCGATTTGAATTACTACAGCCAGTGGTATCAAACTGCCCCGCATTGGCACAAAAGTATCGGTATTTTGTTACTTATTGCCACGCTAACTCGTTTGGTGTGGAAAGCGCTAACACCTTCACCATCGCCATTAGCGACACAGTCCCCTGTCGAACAAAAAGCCGCCAAATTCGCTCACTACTTACTATATGCGCTAATGTTAGTGATTATGCTAAGTGGTTACCTGATCTCAACCGCCGATGGCCGGGCTATTGCAGTGTTTAATTGGTTTGAGGTTGCAGCACTTGGCGAACTGTTTTCAAACCAGGCAGACATCGCTGGCGTAGTACATGAGTATTTGGCTTATACCCTTATTTTACTTGCGCTACTACATGCGCTAGCGGCGTTAAAACATCACTTTGTTGACAAAGATGATACGCTGCGTCGTATGCTCTAG
- a CDS encoding NAD-dependent succinate-semialdehyde dehydrogenase, with product MDNLIRQCSYIAGQWMSGEQLFSVNTPANNQQIIQVYDAGVQGAIDAVEAAHAALSSWSKKTAQQRATLLKAWLELILTHQKDLARLLTLEQGKPLSEAEGEIQYAASFLEWFAEEGKRVYGDVIPQTIDNQRLMVIKQPVGVVSAITPWNFPSAMIMRKAAAALAAGCSFVVRPDPQTPLSALALAALAEQAGIPEGIFNVVVSEQAQAVGEVLTTHPKIAKFTFTGSTRVGKILMSQCSQSVKKVSMELGGNAPFIVFEDADIELAVKGAIQSKYRNAGQTCVCTNRIYVHNSVMAKFTELYVNAVNNLKLGDGLRENTNIGPVISPQAANRMQDIVDTSVGLGAKVAAGGKVSALGECYFEPTVLTDVTTEMPVASEEIFGPISPIIGFDDEDEVIASANSVEVGLAAYFYTESISRVWRVAEQLAFGMVGINETAISNAVAPFGGIKQSGFGREGSKYGLDDYLSIKYMCLGNI from the coding sequence ATGGATAATCTTATTCGTCAATGTTCATACATCGCTGGTCAATGGATGTCTGGTGAGCAGTTATTTTCTGTCAATACCCCGGCCAACAATCAACAAATTATCCAAGTATATGATGCTGGTGTTCAAGGGGCTATTGATGCTGTTGAAGCCGCACACGCTGCACTTTCATCGTGGTCAAAGAAAACAGCTCAGCAACGCGCAACGCTGTTAAAAGCCTGGCTTGAACTTATTCTCACCCATCAAAAAGACTTGGCGAGATTATTAACGCTCGAACAGGGCAAGCCATTGTCGGAAGCGGAGGGGGAAATTCAATACGCCGCTTCGTTTTTAGAATGGTTTGCCGAAGAAGGCAAGCGAGTCTACGGTGACGTTATCCCTCAAACGATCGACAATCAAAGGCTTATGGTGATTAAACAGCCCGTTGGCGTGGTCAGTGCTATCACCCCTTGGAATTTTCCAAGCGCTATGATCATGCGCAAAGCCGCTGCGGCACTTGCTGCGGGTTGTTCATTTGTTGTTAGACCCGATCCGCAAACCCCATTATCTGCGCTGGCGCTAGCTGCTTTAGCTGAACAAGCGGGCATACCCGAAGGCATATTTAATGTAGTTGTTTCTGAGCAAGCACAAGCGGTGGGTGAGGTGTTAACCACGCACCCTAAAATTGCCAAGTTTACCTTCACCGGCTCCACTCGCGTTGGCAAAATTTTAATGAGCCAGTGTAGCCAAAGTGTGAAAAAGGTGTCGATGGAGCTTGGTGGCAATGCGCCATTTATTGTTTTTGAAGATGCGGATATTGAATTAGCGGTAAAAGGCGCCATTCAGTCAAAATATCGCAATGCCGGTCAGACGTGTGTTTGTACTAACCGTATTTATGTGCACAACAGTGTCATGGCTAAGTTTACTGAGCTTTATGTTAACGCCGTGAACAATCTAAAACTAGGTGATGGCTTGCGAGAAAATACAAACATCGGCCCTGTGATTTCGCCACAAGCCGCTAACCGCATGCAAGACATAGTTGATACCAGTGTGGGCTTGGGCGCAAAGGTTGCCGCGGGTGGTAAAGTATCTGCATTGGGTGAGTGTTACTTCGAACCTACGGTATTAACTGATGTTACCACTGAGATGCCGGTTGCTAGTGAGGAAATCTTTGGTCCGATTTCACCAATTATTGGATTTGATGACGAAGACGAGGTTATTGCAAGTGCGAACAGTGTTGAGGTTGGACTTGCCGCTTATTTTTACACCGAGAGTATTAGCCGTGTATGGCGTGTCGCCGAGCAATTAGCGTTTGGTATGGTTGGCATTAATGAAACCGCTATTTCTAATGCCGTTGCGCCATTTGGTGGCATTAAGCAATCGGGCTTTGGTCGAGAAGGATCTAAATACGGGCTAGATGATTATCTGTCAATCAAGTACATGTGTTTAGGGAATATTTAA
- a CDS encoding EF-hand domain-containing protein produces MELNQWVDELFEVFDEDRDGVINRTEFVELIDCLLQDKGIRMCESIFKRFDKNHDNAISKEELREMVIELAL; encoded by the coding sequence ATGGAACTTAACCAGTGGGTAGACGAATTATTTGAAGTGTTTGATGAAGACCGCGATGGCGTGATTAATCGCACCGAATTCGTTGAATTAATTGACTGTTTATTACAAGACAAAGGCATTCGCATGTGCGAAAGCATCTTCAAACGATTTGATAAAAATCATGACAACGCGATTTCCAAAGAAGAGTTGCGTGAAATGGTCATTGAACTAGCGTTATAA
- a CDS encoding alpha/beta hydrolase: MWKAKRKAVCSALLASGLLTSSMLSLAADSEQLTTQSSKLSLENCHIDGIKEQIQCGTLTVPENYQAPSGQQIDLHFTVLSAIDNSNNKIPLMFLAGGPGQAATELSAMLRNRFYEVRKTHDIILVDQRGTGQSSQLKCHDEAFTAKSVYESLTFDFEVSEVQDCIAEFNQDLSQYNSENAIRDFDAVRAALGHDKINIYGGSYGTRAALIYMRMFPQSLNSVVLDSVAPLDMRIGLFGQSGARSYELLLSNCQAEESCQQAFPNLDEDYQKVFNQLVVKPVELTIAHPRLGTPTKLVIDVEKFVTTIQLQLYSLEGRSIMPLVINQAAQGNFMPFVGVLAAGDEKQPRGSVYSNLLMNIACNEDFPLIAEQDWQADANNGFARNISHRGVRLVCPLWPKYRPDASFYEPIRSDIPTLILSGKLDPVTPPENGERADQMLANSRHIVAEHLSHIVAVNDCGVGLVAKFIDELDLEGLDASCLAELPAETFMTSLNGNM, translated from the coding sequence ATGTGGAAAGCAAAACGAAAAGCCGTGTGCTCAGCCTTATTGGCATCTGGTCTGTTGACCAGCTCGATGTTGTCTTTAGCCGCAGATAGCGAGCAACTTACCACCCAGTCGAGCAAATTATCGCTGGAAAACTGCCATATAGATGGTATCAAAGAACAAATTCAATGCGGCACGCTAACCGTACCAGAGAACTATCAAGCACCGTCTGGCCAGCAAATAGATCTGCACTTTACCGTGCTGTCAGCAATCGATAATTCTAACAACAAAATTCCTTTGATGTTTTTAGCGGGTGGACCGGGACAAGCGGCGACGGAGCTTTCTGCAATGTTGCGTAATCGCTTTTATGAAGTGCGTAAAACCCACGACATTATTTTGGTGGATCAACGAGGTACTGGCCAATCGTCACAGCTCAAATGTCACGATGAAGCATTCACCGCAAAAAGTGTTTACGAGTCACTGACTTTTGATTTTGAAGTAAGTGAAGTGCAAGATTGCATTGCTGAATTTAATCAAGACCTTAGCCAGTATAATTCCGAAAATGCGATTCGAGATTTTGATGCCGTTCGAGCGGCGTTAGGTCACGATAAAATCAATATTTATGGCGGCTCTTACGGCACTCGTGCGGCATTAATTTATATGCGTATGTTCCCGCAAAGCCTGAACAGTGTCGTGCTTGACAGTGTTGCACCGCTTGACATGCGCATCGGTTTGTTTGGACAAAGTGGTGCCCGTTCTTACGAATTATTATTGAGCAATTGCCAAGCGGAAGAAAGCTGTCAGCAAGCGTTCCCCAACCTTGATGAAGACTATCAAAAAGTCTTTAACCAATTAGTAGTAAAACCTGTTGAGCTTACAATTGCACATCCGCGTTTAGGTACACCAACCAAATTAGTCATTGATGTTGAAAAATTTGTGACCACGATTCAACTGCAACTGTATAGCTTAGAAGGGCGCAGTATTATGCCTTTAGTCATTAACCAAGCGGCACAAGGAAATTTTATGCCGTTTGTTGGTGTGCTGGCAGCAGGTGACGAAAAGCAGCCGCGAGGCTCGGTTTATTCTAATTTGCTAATGAATATTGCCTGTAATGAAGACTTCCCCTTAATTGCGGAACAAGACTGGCAAGCAGACGCCAACAATGGCTTTGCCCGCAATATTAGCCATCGCGGCGTACGTTTAGTTTGTCCGTTATGGCCAAAATATCGCCCTGATGCTAGCTTCTACGAGCCAATTCGCAGCGATATCCCTACGTTGATCCTCTCTGGCAAGTTAGATCCGGTCACGCCGCCAGAAAATGGTGAACGTGCCGACCAAATGCTGGCAAACAGCCGCCATATTGTCGCCGAGCACCTTTCACACATTGTGGCAGTTAACGACTGTGGGGTTGGTTTAGTCGCCAAGTTTATTGACGAACTTGATTTAGAAGGCCTGGACGCAAGCTGTTTAGCTGAGTTACCAGCAGAAACATTTATGACCAGTCTTAACGGCAATATGTAA
- a CDS encoding ABC transporter ATP-binding protein, with translation MIKVENLHKTFGKTVKALDGLSFTANDGEITGILGPNGAGKTTCLRTLYGLLKADDGVATIDGISALQKPILARAQLGIFPDKFGLYERLTAYEQIDYFASIHGLSGAKKKMAIEQILKDLEMEELAHRKTQGFSQGQRMKVTLAQALVHQPKNFVLDEPTRGLDVMSTRILRDYLRRFKEQGHCILFSSHVMQEVAALCDRVVIVANGRLAAEGTPEELCQLAGESQLEEAFVKLIGSDEGVAA, from the coding sequence ATGATCAAAGTTGAAAATTTACACAAAACCTTTGGTAAAACCGTTAAGGCATTAGATGGTTTGTCTTTTACCGCCAATGACGGCGAAATTACCGGTATTCTGGGGCCAAACGGCGCCGGTAAAACCACTTGTTTACGCACCCTTTATGGTCTGCTAAAAGCCGATGATGGTGTTGCCACCATTGATGGTATTAGTGCGCTGCAAAAACCTATTTTAGCGCGTGCACAACTGGGTATTTTCCCTGATAAGTTTGGTTTATACGAACGCTTAACGGCATATGAGCAAATTGATTATTTTGCCAGTATTCACGGTTTATCGGGCGCAAAAAAGAAAATGGCAATTGAGCAAATTCTTAAAGATCTTGAAATGGAAGAGTTGGCGCATCGAAAAACACAGGGCTTCTCACAAGGTCAACGCATGAAAGTGACCTTGGCGCAAGCGCTAGTACATCAGCCTAAAAACTTTGTGCTAGACGAACCAACACGTGGTTTAGACGTGATGAGTACGCGAATTTTACGGGATTATTTACGTCGTTTTAAAGAGCAAGGACATTGCATTTTGTTTTCATCGCATGTGATGCAAGAAGTGGCAGCCTTGTGTGATCGCGTGGTGATTGTGGCTAATGGCCGACTGGCCGCCGAAGGTACACCAGAAGAGCTTTGCCAGTTAGCCGGTGAAAGCCAGCTAGAAGAGGCGTTTGTTAAATTAATTGGTTCAGACGAAGGAGTGGCAGCCTAA
- a CDS encoding ABC transporter permease — protein sequence MSAAFGQLRALIVKEFKEAFRDKRAMMVAFSMSLLAPVMIMVLSKTMIKELVETPPVYAEIVGAEYAPKLVKEFTDENILPLSESKEDDLRIWQERGIKITIPETYGQDMVEGNIIDVVLNADYSDKPSLAPIRRIKDVITDHARTIGYKRLVMRGVDVRILQPLNLVEQDRAQPSSNAMMISTMLGLYLLMGAFMSGLSIAIDSSAGERERNVLEMLLCQPVSTTKIVLAKLSCAASISILSIVLMLVVTSITVGFVDLSKIGATFSIDAGMFIALLALLIPVCILAAALQLFFSFQAKSFKEAQSTVTMLIMLPAFIPFILMFIDDRPLWLDWLPVAGQSIIIEDMFKGLAINWTAFAFTSVTTIALAAVLVMTLAQKLKSEKVVMALS from the coding sequence ATGAGTGCAGCATTTGGCCAATTGAGGGCCCTGATAGTAAAAGAGTTTAAAGAAGCGTTTCGCGACAAGCGCGCCATGATGGTCGCGTTTAGTATGTCGCTACTGGCACCAGTGATGATTATGGTGTTGTCGAAAACTATGATCAAAGAGCTGGTTGAAACGCCACCCGTTTATGCCGAGATTGTTGGTGCGGAGTACGCCCCTAAACTCGTTAAAGAGTTTACTGATGAAAATATCTTGCCGTTGTCTGAGTCCAAAGAGGACGACTTGCGCATCTGGCAAGAGCGCGGTATTAAAATCACCATTCCTGAAACCTACGGCCAAGACATGGTTGAAGGTAACATTATTGATGTGGTACTCAACGCTGATTACAGTGATAAACCGAGTTTAGCGCCAATTCGCCGGATTAAAGATGTCATCACAGATCACGCTAGGACCATTGGTTACAAGCGTTTAGTGATGCGTGGTGTTGATGTGCGTATATTGCAGCCGCTGAATTTGGTTGAGCAAGATCGCGCTCAGCCAAGTAGTAACGCCATGATGATCAGCACTATGCTAGGCTTGTACCTCTTGATGGGGGCCTTTATGTCGGGCCTATCAATTGCAATCGACTCTAGTGCCGGCGAGCGTGAGCGTAACGTATTAGAAATGTTGCTTTGCCAGCCAGTGAGTACCACCAAAATCGTGCTCGCTAAGCTGTCTTGCGCTGCGTCTATTTCAATTTTATCGATTGTCCTGATGTTAGTAGTTACCTCGATAACTGTTGGCTTTGTCGATCTCTCAAAAATAGGCGCAACCTTTAGCATTGACGCTGGTATGTTTATCGCCTTGCTGGCCTTGCTTATTCCTGTTTGTATTTTGGCGGCGGCGCTACAGCTATTCTTTTCGTTCCAAGCAAAAAGTTTTAAAGAGGCACAATCAACCGTTACTATGCTGATTATGCTACCTGCCTTTATTCCTTTTATCTTGATGTTTATTGACGACCGACCTTTATGGCTAGATTGGCTGCCAGTTGCTGGTCAATCCATCATTATTGAAGACATGTTTAAAGGGCTGGCAATTAACTGGACGGCATTTGCCTTCACTAGCGTAACAACAATTGCACTCGCTGCAGTATTGGTGATGACGCTTGCACAAAAGCTCAAGTCAGAAAAAGTGGTTATGGCGTTAAGTTAG